The Muricauda sp. SCSIO 65647 genome includes a region encoding these proteins:
- a CDS encoding response regulator transcription factor, producing MSKKILIVDDEPNIVMSLEYAFKKKDFEVFIARDGTEALDIAGEELPNVILLDIMMPKMDGYETLKKLRKNKDLKEAKVIFISAKNKLDDIEKGFELGADSYITKPFSIKKVVTDVEKMIV from the coding sequence ATGAGCAAAAAGATTTTGATCGTAGATGACGAACCCAACATTGTGATGTCTTTGGAATATGCTTTCAAAAAGAAAGATTTTGAGGTCTTTATCGCAAGAGACGGTACGGAAGCATTGGATATCGCGGGCGAAGAACTTCCAAATGTCATTCTTTTGGATATCATGATGCCCAAAATGGACGGCTATGAAACCTTAAAGAAGCTAAGAAAAAACAAAGACTTAAAAGAGGCCAAAGTCATCTTTATTTCGGCCAAAAACAAACTGGATGACATTGAAAAAGGATTTGAACTAGGCGCCGACAGTTATATTACCAAACCATTTTCCATAAAAAAGGTGGTAACCGATGTCGAAAAAATGATTGTTTAA